In Isosphaera pallida ATCC 43644, the sequence CGACGATAACATCGACGAGTTCGACGAGTTCATGCGGGTTCAACTCTTCGCACCGGTCAACGGCGTGCTGGGTCAGACCGCCAACGGTCTGGGCATCGGTCGGGGCACGATCATCGACTCGGGCGATCCGGTCCTCGACCTGCAACGCCTGGGCTTCCACCTGCAACCCACCCAGATCGTGATCCAGTTCAAGACCCCGCTCGATCCGGCTTCGGCGGAGAATGTGGACAACTACCGCCTCTTCTTCGCCCCCCGCAACAACCGCCGGCCCGCGACCGCCTTCGACCGCGAAATCCAGATTGTGGATGCGATCTACGATCCGGACTCGCAGTCGGTGGTTCTAATTCCCGCCCAGCGGCTCAAGATTCATGGCCGCTATCGTCTGATCATCAATGGCAACGAGCCGCTTGGCTTGCGTAACCAGCACGGCTTCTTCCTCAACAACACGATCGTCAAGGACTTCTTCGGTCGGACTCGCGACACCCGCCGGGGAGTGCCTGGCCAAGGCGTTCCTCCGGGACGCGGTGACGCCTTTGGACCACCTCCGCCTTTCCGTCCGGGCGAAAACGCCAATATCGCCCAACGCCAGGCCGCTCAGCGTCAGTTGGCCCAACGTCAAGCTCAGGCTGACTCTCCGTCTCTAACGGTTCGTCGGAATGCCATTCGCAATATCCGACCGATCCGTTGAGTCGAACCCGTCGCGGTGCCTGTCTTCGGTCATCCCTCCCGTTTGATCCAAATAGGTTGGGATGACCGGAACCCGATTGCAGAGTCGAGTTTGAGTTTGATCCCTGTCGGGATGTTCGATGGTGTGAGCCAACGAGCTTCCGAACGAGACGTCAGAAACCTGGGACCACCGCTTCCGATCCGTTCTTCGGGTTGGGGAGCGGTGGTCCCTTTGTCGTCGCGCGGGATGGGATGAGATGACCGGGACGGACTCTCAACCCAACACAGGATTCAGTCCCATGTTCTTACGCATCTCGGCCCGTTGCTTTTCGTAGTGCATCAAGAGCTTACGGTCGCGATAGTGCTGCCATTCCTTGCGGCGCTGGGCGGCGAAGATCAATTTTCGCATCTTGGGGCTGGTCAGTTCACCCTTTCCTCGATAACGGTCGCGGATGGCTTTGGCCTTCTTTTCGCCGAAGGCTTCGAGGATTTCATCTTCGAGCGACACGAAGAACTGAGCGTGACCGGGGTCGCCCTGACGGGCGCAACGCCCGGCCAATTGACGGTCGATCCGTCGCGCCTCGTGGCGCTCGGTGCCGATGACGTGAAGACCACCATTGGCCGCCACGCCCTCACCCAACTTGATGTCGGTGCCGCGACCAGCCATGTTGGTCGCCACCGTGACCTTGCCCGGCTGACCGGCCTGGGCGACGATTTGAGCCTCAATAGCGTGGTTCTTGGCGTTGAGCACCTGATGCTCGATCCCCTTGGCCGTCAACAAGGCGCTAAGCTTCTCGGATTTTTCAATCGAGCGGGTTCCCACCAGGATCGCTACGCCGCGGGCGTGCAGCCGTTCGATTTCGTCGGCGACTGCCTGGAACTTCTCGGCCTCGGTCGAGAAGACCCGGTCGGGGATCCAGACCCGGCGACTGGGCTTGTTAGTCGGTACCTTGAAGACGCCGACTTTGTAAATCCGCCGCAACTCAGCCGCGTCGGTCGACGCGGTCCCGGTCATCCCGGCCAGTTTCTTGTAGCGTAGGAAGAAATCCTGCACCGTCACCCTTGCCGCGGTGATGGTTTCCAAGGTGATTTCCAAGCCCTCCTTGGCCTGAATGGCTTGATGCAGGCCGTCTTGCCATTGACGACCCGGCATGAGACGTCCGGTGAACTCGTCCACGATGACGACTTCGCCTTCGTGGACAACATAATCCCGATCTTTAAGATAAGCCACATGGGCGCGCAAGGCACGTTCGACATATTCGTAAAGTTTGTCCACCGTCAGCGAGGCGAAGACCCGTTGGCCAGCGACCGCTTGGACCTTGCGTCGGCCCACCGCGTTGAGTTCGGCTTTGCGTTCCTGGATGTCGTACTTGTAATCGACGCCCCTTTCCAGCGTGGTGGCCACTTGGTCGGCCCCGTAGTAGGCCGCGGCCTCCTCAGGAGTGGGCTGATTGTTGGCCCCGATAATGAGCGGAGTCCGCGCCTCGTCGATCAGGATGCTATCGGCCTCGTCCACGATGGCGAAGTGATGGCCGCGCTGCACCGGTTTGTCGTTTTCATGGATCAGGTTGCGTCCCAGAAAGCTCTGTTCGAAGGTTTTCCGCGAAGTGTCGCCCAAATTGAGCCGCTTGAGTTCGTCCCGCAGGAAATCGAAGCCGAACTCCTTGGAGGTGCCATAGGTGATGTCGCGGGCGTACTGCCGACGCCTCACCGCGTCCGGTTGGCCGGTTTGGATGCACCCCACCGTCATGCCCAGTAATTCGTAGATCGGTCGGTTCCAATCGGCGTCGCGTTGCGCCAGGTAGTCGTTGACCGTGACGACGTGGACCCCCTTGCCGGTCAGAGCATTCAGGAAGGTCGGCAGGGTGGCCACCAAGGTTTTGCCTTCGCCGGTTTCCATTTCGGCGATGTTGCGGAAGTGGATCGCCGCCCCGCCCACGAGTTGCACGTCGTAAAGACGTTGACCGATCGTCCGCTTGGCCGCCTCGCGCACGAGGGCAAACGCCTCGACGATCAGCTTGTCGATCTTGGTGCCGGATCGCACTCGGTCGCGCAGGGTTTTGGCTCGGGCGCGGAGTTCTTGGTCGCTGAGTCGCTCGAGTTGCGGCTCCATCGCGTTGACGGCGTGGGCGATCACACAGTAACGGGCAAATTTCCCCTGATGGGTGGGTCGGGTCCATTGTTGGAAACGGCTTAGCCAGAGCGGACTGAGGCGGTTGACCGACACGGATTGAGAGGGTCGCTCCCGAGAAACCGGGGTGCTGGTCGAAGCCGGGGCCGGACCCATATCGGGGACCGCCGTTGGCGACGACGCCGGCGTGGTCGCAGCGTCGAGGGAAGGCGCGGCGGCGGTGGAGTCTGGATCGGTCGTGGCGCTGGCCATCGCGCGAGCCTCCTAGTCCGGCGACTCGACCGACCGACGCGGGCGACCTAGCTGGGGCCACCCGACTCGTCGCGTCGTTCGTGTCGTAGGAACGGACAAGCGGGGGGGGGAACGAGTCCTCGAAGGGGACGGAAACCGTCGGGGGAAGCGGCCAAGCCGCCTCGGAGCAGGGTTTGGGCATCGGAGACCCTTCCTCCGTCCCCACTTCAAGGGGACGCGATCCCGCAACGACTTCCCGAGACGATCCCAACTGATAAGAGTGGCGTTCCCCGCCAGCCCGAACCGCCGTTCCCCGGTGTCGGCAACAGCGCGCTTCCCTTCACCAGGACAGAAGTTCCACCTCGGCAGCGGTCAGCCAGCTGGGATAGGGGCTGGTGGGATCGATCAGCACGATCCACTCGGCTTCGGCCTCCTCAGCCGCTTCTCCTTCCTCCACTCCTTCGCCCGCCCGATGGGTCGGTGGTTGGTGACGGGACCGGTTCAACGCGGCGATCGACCGATGCTCTTTGACGAGTTCCCAGAGATTCGGGACCGGCACCTCCATCAAGGTCTCCTCGGGTTCGAGGGCCAGGATGGGGTCGGTGTAGATGGCCAAAGCGGGTCGTCCCTGAAACGACCAGGACTCGGAGGCGACCGCCGCGAACACGGTGCGACGGCGCAGCTCCTCGTAACCGGCGTGACGCACCGTGGGACGTTCGGACTGGGAAAGCAATCGCGTGGCCGCCATCAGGGCGGCGCGGTTGGCTGGAGGCGGACTGTGACGCGCTGAACGATTCAATCCCAGGCGGTATTCCGTGGTGTCAGCCAGCGAGGGAAACCCGCCCAACCGACCATATTCCACCAAGGACCGCCACGCCAGAGCAAATGGATCCTCCTCCGCCTCGGTGCGGCAGGGAGGCAGAGGCGCGGGGGCGGTGATTCCAAAGATTAGGGTCTTGATGAGGTAGTCAACCTGGCGCAGTGTGAAGGCATCGCCTCCGTAATCATCGCCCCGATAGCTTTCGATGCGCGTGACGAACAGCCCACGCGGCTCCAAACGGGTCTGGACCTTGTAACGCAGATGACCCGACCAGCTTCGCGTCAGATACAGCGTGTCGTCCCGCAAGTGGAGGTTCCACAGATCGCTGGAGGTTTGCGCTAGGGCCAAGGGACCCCGCCGCCCGGTCGCTGGCCAAAGCTCGGGGTCGGGGCGGGGATAGGCCAGCGTTTCTTCGACGAGCCCGGTCAGCGCCGGGGTCGGAAACTCAAACGGCATCCGACCTTTACGCCAGGAACGCTCGAAACGGGCCCGGACCAGACGTGCGTGTTCCCCTAGGGGGGCCAGGACGCAATCGGCGCACTGGTTCCGCGCGTCCCACACCTCGATCCGAAATGGATTGACGTGGTCGTCGGCCCTGAGACGCTTGGGGGCCACTCCTGAACGCGGACCAACGAAGACCGCGGCCCTCATCCGGTCGCACACCACTTCGTAGGGACCACGATAGCCCAGTGTTGCCAGCTTGGAGCGCAACGCCCCGAATTCATTGCCAACCTCGTCGAATTCGGGTCCGACCGAAACCGCGTCAATCCCCTGGCCTACTACCCCACCCAACTCGTGATCTTGAGAGGGTCGCCCCGAGGATCCTAGCGCGCCGGTCGGCCCAGCAAACGAGGTGGCGGATTGGAAACCTTGAGTGGTGCGTCTCGGCCGGGGTCCGAACAACCAGTTCCACATCCGCGCGCCCCCTCAATCTCATCACGTTTGCTCTTCTCTTCGGCTCGGCCCGGTCGGGCGTTGCGAGATGCTCGTTGGGCGATTCGCTCGCGCCGCCCTAACTTGTTTCCGAATGCGTTCCGTCTCCGAGGCACCGAGAGTCCCCGCCGTTGCTCCGGATCACTACAAATTGGCACAACGATGGAGCCGCCGCGGACCGGTCGGCGGCTTGCAACTCTTGACACGTCCGGGGTCATGCTAAGTTTAGGTCGGATTCAAGAAATCGTCCCGATTTTTTCCGATCCGCGTCTTGACTTCTACCTAATTCGCGAAATTCGAATTGGGGGTCCGGATTACGCAAGTTTCCGTAGGAAGTTGACCCGGCCTGTTGCAACCCATTCGACCACGACCAGGTTGCCGTCGTGGTCGAAACAGGCGTCGTGAGGGTGAACGAATC encodes:
- a CDS encoding preprotein translocase subunit SecA; the encoded protein is MASATTDPDSTAAAPSLDAATTPASSPTAVPDMGPAPASTSTPVSRERPSQSVSVNRLSPLWLSRFQQWTRPTHQGKFARYCVIAHAVNAMEPQLERLSDQELRARAKTLRDRVRSGTKIDKLIVEAFALVREAAKRTIGQRLYDVQLVGGAAIHFRNIAEMETGEGKTLVATLPTFLNALTGKGVHVVTVNDYLAQRDADWNRPIYELLGMTVGCIQTGQPDAVRRRQYARDITYGTSKEFGFDFLRDELKRLNLGDTSRKTFEQSFLGRNLIHENDKPVQRGHHFAIVDEADSILIDEARTPLIIGANNQPTPEEAAAYYGADQVATTLERGVDYKYDIQERKAELNAVGRRKVQAVAGQRVFASLTVDKLYEYVERALRAHVAYLKDRDYVVHEGEVVIVDEFTGRLMPGRQWQDGLHQAIQAKEGLEITLETITAARVTVQDFFLRYKKLAGMTGTASTDAAELRRIYKVGVFKVPTNKPSRRVWIPDRVFSTEAEKFQAVADEIERLHARGVAILVGTRSIEKSEKLSALLTAKGIEHQVLNAKNHAIEAQIVAQAGQPGKVTVATNMAGRGTDIKLGEGVAANGGLHVIGTERHEARRIDRQLAGRCARQGDPGHAQFFVSLEDEILEAFGEKKAKAIRDRYRGKGELTSPKMRKLIFAAQRRKEWQHYRDRKLLMHYEKQRAEMRKNMGLNPVLG